The following coding sequences lie in one Streptomyces sp. NBC_00510 genomic window:
- a CDS encoding TauD/TfdA family dioxygenase translates to MSALSSFPVGDLPAMWLRDNCPCAECRDPRSGQKLFQIGSLPAGLRVGRAADSAGEGRPAVEVVWEPDGHRSSYPLTWLEAARPDRTGHGDLRTEAGKELWTAREVAGRLPEADWEEYLGEPGVRARMLESVLRLGFMLLRGVPGREGQVLEVAETFGFVRETNYGKLFDVRVEPDPNNLAFTSAAITPHTDNPYRDPVPTLQLLHCLVNDADGGDSGLVDGFAAAALLRREDPEAYDVLTRTPVPFVFRDAGTELRADRPLIGTDPLGRVREVRFNNRSIGTLRMAADELEAFYTAYRTFAELLLRPELQLDLRLAPGDCLVFDNTRLLHARTAFAQDGARHLQGCYADLDGLASTLAVLRRADTLEPLAELFAGAVSAEYLGEPVTMAQHMLQAGARAEAAGAPPHLVAAALLHDIGHVEGEVVTGRDLMTGHDNRHSHTGADLLGRWFGPEVTEPVRLHVAAKRYLCAVEPGYHDRLSEASKYTLEVQGGVMTPRQAAEFAGLPGAADAVAVRRWDEEAKDPDALTPPFAHFLPLLAALMRG, encoded by the coding sequence GTGTCCGCCCTGTCCAGCTTTCCCGTCGGCGATCTTCCGGCGATGTGGCTCCGCGACAACTGCCCCTGCGCCGAGTGCCGCGACCCGCGGTCCGGGCAGAAGCTGTTCCAGATCGGTTCGCTGCCCGCCGGGCTGCGGGTGGGCCGGGCGGCCGACTCCGCCGGTGAAGGCCGGCCCGCCGTCGAGGTGGTCTGGGAGCCCGACGGGCACCGCTCGTCGTACCCGCTGACGTGGCTGGAGGCCGCCCGGCCCGACCGGACCGGGCACGGTGACCTGCGCACCGAGGCCGGGAAGGAACTGTGGACCGCGCGCGAGGTCGCCGGGCGGCTGCCCGAGGCGGACTGGGAGGAGTACCTGGGCGAGCCGGGTGTGCGGGCCCGGATGCTGGAGTCCGTGCTGCGGCTCGGCTTCATGCTGCTGCGCGGTGTGCCCGGGCGTGAGGGCCAGGTGCTGGAGGTGGCCGAGACCTTCGGGTTCGTCCGCGAGACCAACTACGGGAAGCTCTTCGACGTGCGCGTCGAGCCGGACCCGAACAACCTCGCCTTCACCTCGGCCGCCATCACGCCGCACACCGACAACCCGTACCGGGATCCCGTTCCGACGCTCCAGTTGCTGCACTGCCTGGTCAACGACGCGGACGGCGGCGACTCCGGTCTCGTCGACGGCTTCGCGGCGGCCGCGCTGCTGCGCCGCGAGGACCCGGAGGCGTACGACGTGCTCACCCGCACGCCCGTGCCGTTCGTCTTCCGTGACGCGGGGACCGAACTGCGGGCCGACCGCCCGCTGATCGGCACCGACCCGCTGGGCCGCGTGCGGGAGGTGCGGTTCAACAACCGCTCGATCGGCACGCTGCGGATGGCCGCGGACGAGCTGGAGGCGTTCTACACGGCCTACCGCACCTTCGCCGAGCTGCTGCTCCGCCCCGAACTGCAACTGGACCTGCGGCTCGCGCCCGGCGACTGCCTGGTCTTCGACAACACCCGGCTGCTGCACGCCCGCACCGCCTTCGCCCAGGACGGGGCGCGCCACCTCCAGGGCTGCTACGCCGACCTGGACGGGCTGGCGAGCACCCTGGCCGTGCTGCGCCGCGCGGACACCCTGGAGCCGCTCGCCGAACTGTTCGCGGGCGCGGTGTCCGCGGAGTACCTGGGCGAACCCGTCACCATGGCCCAGCACATGCTGCAGGCGGGAGCCCGGGCCGAGGCCGCCGGTGCCCCGCCGCACCTGGTGGCCGCCGCGCTGCTGCACGACATCGGCCACGTGGAGGGCGAGGTCGTCACCGGCCGGGACCTGATGACCGGCCACGACAACCGGCACAGCCACACCGGCGCCGACCTGCTGGGCCGCTGGTTCGGGCCCGAGGTCACCGAGCCGGTGCGGCTGCACGTGGCCGCCAAGCGCTACCTGTGCGCGGTGGAACCGGGGTACCACGACCGGCTGTCGGAGGCGTCGAAGTACACCCTGGAGGTCCAGGGCGGTGTGATGACGCCCCGCCAGGCGGCCGAGTTCGCCGGGCTGCCGGGCGCGGCCGACGCGGTCGCCGTCCGCCGCTGGGACGAGGAGGCGAAGGACCCCGACGCCCTCACCCCGCCCTTCGCGCACTTCCTCCCGCTGCTGGCCGCGCTGATGCGCGGTTAG
- a CDS encoding pentapeptide repeat-containing protein, giving the protein MVLVVFVTVVAPRYLLSWDAPATPAADRAKAINDIRTTLLQGLAGVALLIGAYFTWRQLDVSRQGQLTQRFTAAVEQLGDTSPEVRIGAIYALERIARDSPGDRGPIAEVLCSFVKRTGPAAPLGGRPIPRGEAHKGELARTHGGEEPLSQRFPDRQAAMTVLGRRARTPYFQELRLDRTDLRRARLVFADFADADLHYCDLTDSGLNGADLRRADLTGIFLAGAVLIDATLHQADLRTAVLWHARLEGADLRATDLSGADLTGAVVKGARFELADLRGADLTCTDLSTASLSGAVADVTTIWPTGFEASDAGVIMAGADAPPRAPQSTHDLPR; this is encoded by the coding sequence GTGGTGCTCGTCGTCTTCGTCACCGTGGTGGCACCGCGATATTTGCTGAGCTGGGACGCTCCCGCGACGCCTGCCGCGGACCGTGCGAAGGCGATCAATGACATTCGCACCACGCTGCTGCAGGGCCTGGCGGGTGTCGCCCTGCTGATCGGCGCGTACTTCACCTGGCGTCAGCTCGACGTGAGCCGCCAGGGGCAGCTCACTCAGCGCTTCACGGCGGCCGTGGAACAGCTGGGGGACACCAGCCCGGAGGTTCGGATCGGTGCGATCTACGCACTGGAACGCATTGCCCGGGACTCGCCTGGCGACCGCGGGCCGATCGCGGAGGTGCTGTGCTCCTTCGTGAAACGCACCGGACCGGCTGCTCCCCTTGGGGGACGGCCGATACCCCGCGGCGAGGCTCATAAAGGCGAACTGGCCCGCACTCACGGTGGGGAAGAACCTCTGTCCCAACGGTTCCCGGACCGTCAAGCGGCGATGACCGTGCTCGGTCGCCGGGCTCGGACGCCATACTTTCAGGAACTGCGCTTGGACCGGACGGACCTCCGACGGGCGCGGCTGGTCTTCGCGGACTTTGCCGATGCCGACTTGCACTACTGCGACCTCACCGACTCGGGCTTGAACGGTGCCGATCTGCGACGTGCTGATCTGACCGGCATCTTCCTGGCCGGAGCTGTGCTCATCGACGCCACCCTGCACCAGGCCGACCTGCGGACCGCGGTGTTGTGGCACGCCCGGTTGGAGGGAGCGGACCTGAGGGCGACGGACCTGTCGGGGGCTGACTTGACGGGCGCAGTGGTCAAAGGGGCACGGTTCGAGCTGGCCGATCTACGGGGGGCGGACCTGACGTGCACCGACCTGAGCACAGCCAGCCTGAGCGGTGCGGTGGCTGACGTGACCACGATCTGGCCGACGGGGTTTGAAGCCTCAGACGCTGGCGTGATCATGGCGGGGGCCGACGCGCCGCCTCGGGCTCCGCAATCGACCCATGACCTGCCGCGTTGA
- a CDS encoding chitinase — protein sequence MRRTLAALTTLTAAAGLAVALPAGTASAATCATPWSAGAVYTGGMTASYSGHNWQAKWWTQGETPGTTGEWGVWADQGTCGGGTTDPGNPGNPSGFVVSEAQFNQMFPGRNSFYSYSGLVAALSAYPGFAKTGSDTVKKQEAAAFLANIAHETGGLVYIVEQNTANYPHYCDWGQPYGCPAGQSAYYGRGPIQLSWNFNYKAAGDALGIDLLHNPWLVEQDAAVAWKTGLWYWNTQSGPGTMTPHNAMVNQAGFGQTIRSINGSLECDGRNPAQVQSRVNNYQRFTQILGVAPGGNLTC from the coding sequence ATGCGACGTACCCTCGCCGCCCTGACCACCCTCACGGCCGCCGCCGGACTGGCGGTAGCGCTCCCCGCCGGCACGGCCTCCGCCGCGACCTGCGCCACGCCATGGAGCGCCGGCGCCGTCTACACCGGCGGCATGACCGCCTCCTACAGCGGCCACAACTGGCAGGCCAAGTGGTGGACGCAGGGCGAGACCCCCGGCACCACCGGCGAATGGGGCGTCTGGGCCGATCAGGGCACCTGCGGCGGCGGCACGACCGACCCGGGCAACCCCGGCAACCCCTCCGGATTCGTGGTCAGCGAGGCCCAGTTCAACCAGATGTTCCCGGGCCGGAACTCCTTCTACAGCTACAGCGGCCTGGTCGCCGCCCTCTCCGCGTACCCCGGCTTCGCCAAGACCGGCAGCGACACCGTGAAGAAGCAGGAGGCCGCCGCCTTCCTCGCCAACATCGCCCACGAGACCGGCGGACTGGTCTACATCGTCGAGCAGAACACCGCGAACTACCCGCACTACTGCGACTGGGGCCAGCCCTACGGCTGCCCCGCCGGCCAGTCCGCCTACTACGGCCGCGGCCCGATCCAGCTCAGCTGGAACTTCAACTACAAGGCGGCCGGCGACGCCCTCGGCATCGACCTGCTCCACAACCCCTGGCTCGTCGAGCAGGACGCCGCCGTGGCCTGGAAGACCGGCCTCTGGTACTGGAACACCCAGAGCGGCCCCGGCACCATGACCCCGCACAACGCCATGGTGAACCAGGCCGGCTTCGGCCAGACCATCCGCTCCATCAACGGCTCCCTGGAATGCGACGGCCGCAACCCGGCGCAGGTGCAGAGCCGCGTCAACAACTACCAGCGCTTCACCCAGATCCTGGGCGTCGCCCCGGGCGGCAACCTCACCTGCTGA
- the fxsT gene encoding FxSxx-COOH system tetratricopeptide repeat protein, with protein sequence MNIAAVYGSTAAHTIGELHQYQPPRLPAPWPHQVGTIPPQAACFQDRNEAARLAEALTRGGAALVTQAQRAVVVGLGGVGKTQLAADYARTAWQAGEVDVLVWITAATTSAIVDSYARAATELLGSAAPDDPEQAAAAFLAWLQPKVGQARCRWLMILDDVTDPDHLSGLWPPDSPDGRTLVTTRSHEPALTSGRRLIPVGVFTPDESLAYLTTAFAAHHLTESDDELAALAHVLGHLPLALAQAAAYIAELADADMDCAQYRQLLADRTSVLRDAAPDRLPDGQALTVAATWSLSIDRADTLRPTGLARPMLGIAAFLDANGIPETVLTSAPARTYLAQRRTTYTGLVPTADGPVLSCPSADPAEGQDAVAVPERDARKALSALRRLSLIDRSPAASYTAVRVHQLIQRATRDTLTPSQHHRTAHAAADALLAAWPDVERDTALAQALRANTTALSTCANEALYQPGVHAALYRNGQSLGEAGRASAARDYFRDLYVQSSTHLGSEHPDTLTARHNLARWQGEAGDVEGAAEAFAEVVEHMVRVLGPDHPHTLKAQYNLAYWRGAAGDAVGAADAFTGVVEHMTRVLGPDHLGTLKARHNLAYWRGAAGDAAGAAHAFTKVVEHMTRALGRDHPYTLKARHNTARWQGEAGDAVGAANTFAEVLEHMVRVLGPDHRYALKARHNLAYWRGAAGDTAAAADATAAVLERMVRVLGPDHPYTLKTQGNLAYWRGAAGDTAAAADATAEVLEHMERVLGPDHPDTLITQDKLSHWRRAAEREGRPSG encoded by the coding sequence GTGAACATCGCTGCCGTCTATGGCAGCACTGCCGCGCACACCATCGGGGAGCTCCACCAGTACCAGCCGCCCCGGCTGCCGGCCCCGTGGCCACACCAGGTCGGGACTATCCCACCGCAGGCCGCCTGTTTCCAGGACCGTAACGAAGCCGCACGCCTCGCGGAGGCACTGACTCGTGGTGGAGCTGCGCTTGTCACGCAGGCCCAGCGAGCGGTGGTGGTGGGTCTGGGCGGGGTCGGCAAGACCCAGCTGGCGGCCGACTACGCCCGCACCGCCTGGCAGGCTGGCGAGGTGGACGTGCTGGTATGGATTACCGCAGCCACCACCTCGGCAATTGTGGACTCTTACGCGAGGGCCGCCACAGAACTTCTCGGCAGCGCCGCACCGGACGATCCCGAGCAGGCTGCAGCTGCGTTCCTTGCTTGGCTCCAGCCGAAGGTCGGACAGGCGCGCTGCCGGTGGCTGATGATCCTGGACGATGTAACCGATCCCGACCACCTGAGCGGATTGTGGCCGCCGGACAGCCCTGATGGTCGCACGCTTGTCACCACCCGCAGCCACGAGCCCGCGCTCACATCCGGACGCCGGCTCATCCCCGTCGGCGTCTTCACCCCCGACGAATCCCTCGCCTACCTGACCACCGCCTTCGCCGCTCACCATCTGACCGAATCCGATGACGAGCTCGCTGCCCTCGCCCATGTTCTCGGCCACTTGCCGCTCGCACTCGCCCAGGCTGCGGCCTACATCGCTGAACTCGCCGATGCCGACATGGACTGTGCCCAGTACCGGCAGCTGCTGGCTGACCGAACCTCCGTGCTGCGCGACGCCGCCCCTGACCGTCTGCCGGATGGTCAGGCCCTCACCGTCGCCGCCACATGGTCCCTGTCCATCGACCGCGCCGACACCCTCCGCCCCACTGGTCTGGCCCGCCCGATGCTTGGCATCGCTGCGTTCCTTGACGCCAACGGCATCCCGGAAACCGTCCTGACCAGTGCCCCCGCCCGCACCTACCTAGCCCAGCGGCGCACCACCTACACGGGGCTCGTTCCCACCGCCGATGGCCCAGTGCTGTCTTGTCCCTCCGCTGACCCAGCGGAGGGACAAGACGCCGTGGCTGTGCCCGAACGAGACGCCCGTAAGGCCCTCAGTGCCTTGCGCCGGCTCAGCCTCATCGACCGCAGCCCTGCGGCCTCATACACCGCGGTTCGCGTGCACCAGCTCATTCAGCGCGCCACCCGCGACACCCTCACCCCGTCCCAGCACCACCGAACAGCTCACGCCGCCGCCGACGCCCTGCTGGCCGCCTGGCCTGACGTCGAACGCGACACCGCCCTTGCGCAGGCCCTGCGCGCCAACACCACTGCCCTCAGCACGTGTGCGAACGAAGCCCTCTACCAGCCCGGTGTACACGCGGCGCTGTACCGCAACGGGCAAAGCCTCGGTGAGGCGGGCCGGGCCTCGGCGGCACGTGATTACTTTCGAGACCTATACGTTCAGTCCAGCACCCACCTCGGATCCGAGCACCCCGACACTCTCACGGCCCGGCACAACCTCGCCCGCTGGCAGGGGGAGGCTGGCGACGTGGAGGGGGCGGCCGAAGCATTCGCTGAGGTGGTCGAGCACATGGTCCGCGTTCTGGGCCCCGACCACCCCCACACCCTCAAAGCCCAGTACAACCTTGCCTACTGGCGCGGCGCGGCGGGCGATGCGGTAGGCGCGGCGGACGCGTTCACTGGAGTGGTCGAGCACATGACGCGCGTTCTGGGCCCCGACCACCTTGGCACCCTCAAAGCCCGGCACAACCTTGCTTACTGGCGGGGTGCAGCCGGCGATGCGGCCGGGGCAGCACACGCGTTCACCAAAGTGGTCGAGCACATGACGCGCGCTCTGGGCCGCGACCACCCCTACACCCTCAAAGCCCGGCACAACACAGCCCGCTGGCAGGGGGAGGCAGGCGATGCGGTGGGCGCCGCGAACACGTTTGCTGAGGTGCTGGAGCACATGGTGCGGGTTCTGGGCCCTGACCACCGGTACGCCCTCAAGGCCCGGCACAACCTCGCTTACTGGCGGGGTGCGGCCGGGGATACGGCGGCGGCGGCCGACGCAACCGCCGCAGTGCTGGAGCGGATGGTGCGGGTTCTGGGCCCTGACCACCCTTACACCCTGAAGACCCAGGGCAACCTCGCTTACTGGCGGGGTGCGGCCGGGGATACGGCGGCGGCGGCCGACGCAACCGCCGAAGTGCTGGAGCACATGGAGCGAGTTCTCGGCCCTGACCACCCCGACACACTCATCACCCAGGACAAACTCTCCCACTGGCGAAGAGCGGCCGAAAGGGAGGGCCGGCCGTCAGGTTGA
- a CDS encoding phospholipase C, phosphocholine-specific — translation MTEFSRRAFIGTAAGAAAAVGLSGTAEAAGHGSRHGSIEDVKHVVILMQENRSFDHYFGTLSGVRGFGDRQAAVLSNGDPVFRQPARGREEGHLLPFRMDTTKYNAQNAGGLPHDWDSGHSAVNNGAMDKWVSAKGERTMGYFTREDIPYQYALADAFTLCDGYFCSLNGPTDPNRLYLWTGTAGPGVDGTTGPWTDNTPVTDNPVADWTTYAERLQDAGVTWRVYHNPDGSDDRNGDYDDNALSYFKQFHEFPKDDPRYVNAMTKFDLTAFDKHCKDGALPTVSWLVAPYLFCEHPAASPDYGAHWVNTALQSLFSNPDVWKHTVFLLMYDENDGYFDHVIPPFPEPGTKDEFANGKAIGLGSRVPLWVVSPWSRGGWANSQVFDHTSVLRFLERVTGVKEPNISDWRRTVCGDLTSCFDFTKPDYSIPALPDTVALMAKADANNALPAVKVPDRSAMPQQEEGRRPHRPLPYRPWADVTADRDKGKVTCRLINDGTVGYHFTVLPNTALPFTGTPFTVPPRSSRTYVWDAAATDGRYDFSVHGADGFVRRFSGTVVPGGQDDVAVPGVTATLRHDGRPENAAVEFYLRNDGGTEVAFTLTPNDFAGKEQTVWVKAGDRTRVTWRTDGGRYDVTVAAGTGTRFVQRYAGTVHGV, via the coding sequence ATGACCGAGTTCAGCCGCCGCGCCTTCATCGGCACCGCCGCGGGAGCCGCCGCAGCCGTCGGGCTCTCCGGCACGGCCGAGGCCGCCGGGCACGGCTCCCGCCACGGCAGCATCGAGGACGTCAAGCACGTGGTGATCCTGATGCAGGAGAACCGCAGCTTCGACCACTACTTCGGCACCCTCAGCGGCGTACGGGGCTTCGGCGACCGCCAGGCGGCCGTCCTGTCCAACGGCGACCCGGTGTTCCGCCAGCCCGCCCGCGGACGCGAGGAGGGCCACCTCCTGCCGTTCCGCATGGACACCACCAAGTACAACGCCCAGAACGCCGGCGGCCTCCCGCACGACTGGGACAGCGGCCACTCGGCCGTCAACAACGGCGCCATGGACAAGTGGGTGTCCGCCAAGGGCGAGCGCACCATGGGCTACTTCACCCGCGAGGACATCCCCTACCAGTACGCGCTCGCCGACGCCTTCACCCTCTGCGACGGCTACTTCTGCTCGCTGAACGGGCCCACCGACCCCAACCGCCTCTACCTGTGGACCGGCACCGCCGGCCCCGGCGTCGACGGCACCACCGGCCCGTGGACCGACAACACCCCGGTCACCGACAACCCGGTGGCGGACTGGACGACGTACGCCGAGCGGCTGCAGGACGCGGGCGTCACCTGGCGCGTCTACCACAACCCGGACGGCTCGGACGACCGCAACGGCGACTACGACGACAACGCCCTGTCGTACTTCAAGCAGTTCCACGAGTTCCCCAAGGACGACCCGCGCTACGTCAACGCCATGACGAAGTTCGACCTGACGGCGTTCGACAAGCACTGCAAGGACGGCGCGCTGCCCACCGTCTCCTGGCTGGTGGCGCCGTACCTGTTCTGCGAGCACCCCGCGGCCAGCCCCGACTACGGCGCCCACTGGGTCAACACCGCGCTGCAGTCGCTGTTCTCCAACCCCGACGTGTGGAAGCACACCGTCTTCCTGCTCATGTACGACGAGAACGACGGCTACTTCGACCACGTCATCCCGCCGTTCCCCGAGCCGGGCACCAAGGACGAGTTCGCGAACGGCAAGGCCATCGGCCTGGGCAGCCGGGTGCCGCTGTGGGTCGTGTCGCCGTGGTCGCGCGGCGGCTGGGCCAACTCCCAGGTCTTCGACCACACATCGGTGCTGCGCTTCCTCGAACGCGTCACCGGGGTGAAGGAGCCCAACATCTCGGACTGGCGGCGCACCGTCTGCGGCGACCTCACCAGCTGCTTCGACTTCACCAAGCCCGACTACAGCATCCCCGCGCTGCCGGACACCGTCGCGCTGATGGCCAAGGCGGACGCCAACAACGCGCTGCCCGCCGTGAAGGTGCCCGACCGTTCGGCCATGCCGCAGCAGGAGGAAGGACGGCGGCCGCACCGCCCGCTGCCGTACCGGCCGTGGGCCGATGTGACCGCCGACCGCGACAAGGGCAAGGTCACCTGCAGGCTGATCAACGACGGCACCGTCGGCTACCACTTCACCGTGCTGCCCAACACGGCGCTGCCCTTCACCGGCACGCCGTTCACGGTCCCGCCGCGCTCGTCGCGCACTTATGTGTGGGACGCGGCGGCCACCGACGGCCGCTACGACTTCTCCGTGCACGGCGCCGACGGCTTCGTCCGCCGCTTCTCCGGGACGGTCGTCCCCGGCGGTCAGGACGACGTCGCCGTGCCGGGGGTCACGGCGACCCTGCGGCACGACGGGCGTCCGGAGAACGCGGCCGTCGAGTTCTACCTGCGCAACGACGGCGGCACCGAGGTGGCCTTCACGCTCACGCCGAACGACTTCGCCGGCAAGGAGCAGACCGTGTGGGTCAAGGCGGGCGACCGCACCCGGGTGACCTGGCGCACCGACGGCGGCCGCTACGACGTGACCGTCGCCGCGGGCACCGGCACCCGCTTCGTCCAGCGGTACGCGGGAACCGTCCACGGCGTGTGA
- a CDS encoding tetratricopeptide repeat protein, protein MREALAEHSFVLVVGDSKVGKTRTAFEAMRALFSDRALLIPAHPASVSRLPELLAMTPSAVVWLDDLERYLGSDLLTDHVLDQLLLPGRTTVSILATIRSSEMGRFAPRLDGEQREVQDPAWKVIRRAHQVRLKRRLDAVEHQAAEAVLRDPNLVASVAAHGLAAYLAAGPDLVDRYHNCGEDQPVGPAMVRVAAAWRRVGLHRPTPVNVLRELYFEFLHVQDQLSEHRRSEAWSQGLQWATERVSGANALLSVSTEGVLAFDYIVDQLGEIAIPEGFWPVVLHAVADDASEALRVGSVAFEWGSFHVAERALSQVAARDSDLAPGAANNLALALEALAREADEETARRTYWHRSERAYNQAISSGLPDIAVQATVNLACLLADRGDRERALETFQRAIAAGDPNQTPRAWRLLGYRLSDWGDTREAATAFRQAAATSHPEQAPKALIAIGDLFAETGELQSAAALYQQVIDCSDPELAIVGAMNLGMLLVETDREAAQRAFAQAYELSLRHSALPWSKGGPLFNSVLHYGSTWAHGAYLKVVAAGHPRFAPMAWALLGCLLLEEAKPAEAHEAFQQAMLDPVHAEARSIAAQGLLALSDPQHALPVHHPRHT, encoded by the coding sequence TTGCGTGAGGCGCTCGCCGAGCACTCGTTCGTCCTGGTCGTCGGAGACTCCAAGGTCGGCAAGACACGCACCGCCTTCGAAGCCATGCGCGCCCTGTTCAGCGACCGTGCCCTGCTCATACCGGCACACCCAGCCTCGGTGAGCCGGCTTCCGGAGCTGCTCGCTATGACGCCGTCTGCTGTGGTGTGGTTGGACGATCTCGAGAGGTACTTGGGCTCAGATCTGCTGACGGATCACGTTCTCGACCAGCTACTCCTCCCCGGCAGAACCACGGTAAGCATCCTTGCGACCATTCGTTCGAGTGAGATGGGACGCTTTGCCCCCCGCCTGGACGGCGAGCAGCGGGAGGTCCAAGATCCGGCGTGGAAGGTGATCCGACGGGCGCATCAGGTGCGGCTCAAGCGCCGACTCGACGCGGTGGAGCACCAAGCTGCTGAGGCTGTCCTCCGAGATCCGAATCTGGTCGCCTCGGTGGCCGCACATGGTTTGGCAGCTTACCTAGCAGCTGGGCCTGACCTGGTGGACAGGTACCACAATTGCGGGGAGGACCAGCCGGTCGGTCCGGCAATGGTCCGTGTTGCGGCCGCCTGGCGGCGGGTGGGATTGCACCGTCCAACGCCAGTCAACGTCCTCAGGGAACTGTACTTCGAATTTCTCCATGTGCAGGACCAACTGTCAGAGCACCGACGTAGTGAAGCCTGGAGTCAAGGACTGCAATGGGCGACCGAGCGGGTATCCGGTGCCAACGCCCTGTTATCCGTGTCGACTGAGGGAGTTCTGGCCTTCGACTACATCGTCGACCAGCTAGGCGAGATAGCCATCCCGGAAGGATTCTGGCCGGTGGTCCTTCACGCCGTGGCGGATGATGCGAGTGAGGCCCTACGGGTAGGCAGTGTCGCCTTCGAATGGGGGTCCTTCCATGTCGCCGAGCGCGCCCTGAGTCAGGTCGCCGCGCGTGATTCCGACCTTGCACCCGGGGCAGCTAACAATCTCGCGCTGGCCCTTGAAGCCCTCGCACGGGAAGCCGACGAGGAGACGGCCCGTCGCACCTATTGGCATCGATCCGAACGCGCGTACAACCAGGCCATCAGTTCCGGCCTACCTGACATAGCAGTGCAAGCCACGGTCAACTTGGCTTGCCTGCTCGCAGATCGCGGCGACCGCGAGCGCGCCCTCGAGACCTTCCAGCGCGCAATTGCCGCAGGCGATCCGAACCAGACACCCCGCGCTTGGCGCCTGCTGGGATACCGCCTTAGCGACTGGGGTGACACCCGCGAAGCAGCCACCGCCTTCCGCCAGGCAGCCGCCACCTCTCACCCCGAACAGGCACCCAAGGCGCTCATTGCCATCGGTGACCTCTTTGCCGAGACTGGCGAGCTTCAGTCAGCAGCAGCTCTATACCAGCAAGTGATTGACTGCAGCGATCCAGAACTCGCCATCGTGGGAGCGATGAATCTCGGCATGTTGCTTGTCGAGACTGATCGCGAAGCAGCTCAACGAGCCTTCGCGCAGGCTTACGAGCTCTCCTTGCGACATAGCGCACTGCCCTGGTCGAAGGGCGGACCACTGTTCAACTCGGTGCTGCACTATGGATCCACATGGGCACACGGCGCGTACCTCAAGGTCGTTGCTGCCGGCCACCCGAGATTCGCGCCCATGGCTTGGGCTCTCCTTGGCTGCCTACTGCTGGAGGAGGCCAAGCCTGCGGAGGCTCACGAAGCGTTCCAGCAGGCGATGCTCGACCCCGTACATGCGGAAGCCCGAAGCATTGCGGCACAGGGTTTGCTAGCCCTGTCCGACCCACAGCATGCACTTCCCGTCCACCATCCTCGTCATACATGA
- a CDS encoding GntR family transcriptional regulator codes for MRQEQGTPDSELRYRKVAAGLREAIIAGEYAAGTKLPPEGTLAERYGVSRGTVRHALAVLRSDGLVTSRRGTRRTVLGGPRAQSFSELLSFTNWARSIGETPGGRVDSVVRRPAESLEADQLGLEDGAEVYLVLRVRTLSGEPVMVERSLYPARIGALVAELPPDTVSHTEALVAHGVLFTDADHTIDLAWADADDTRLLDCPPGQVLLRERRRTTDPEGAPVEWSEDRYLPGTIAFTVHNSVAASTLGRRHSPRPGKD; via the coding sequence GTGCGGCAGGAACAGGGCACCCCGGACAGCGAGCTGCGCTACCGCAAGGTCGCGGCCGGACTCCGCGAGGCGATCATCGCGGGCGAGTACGCCGCCGGCACCAAACTGCCCCCCGAGGGCACCCTCGCCGAGCGCTACGGCGTCTCCCGAGGCACGGTCCGGCACGCGCTGGCCGTGCTGCGCTCGGACGGCCTGGTCACCTCGCGCCGCGGCACCCGGCGCACGGTGCTCGGCGGCCCGCGGGCACAGAGCTTCTCGGAGCTGCTGAGCTTCACCAACTGGGCCCGCTCCATCGGGGAGACCCCGGGCGGCCGCGTGGACAGCGTGGTGCGGCGGCCCGCCGAGTCCCTTGAGGCCGATCAGCTCGGCCTGGAGGACGGCGCCGAGGTCTACCTGGTGCTGCGGGTGCGGACCCTGTCCGGGGAGCCGGTGATGGTCGAACGCTCCCTCTACCCGGCCCGGATCGGCGCCCTGGTGGCCGAACTGCCTCCCGACACCGTCTCGCACACCGAGGCCCTCGTCGCGCACGGCGTCCTGTTCACCGACGCCGACCACACCATCGACCTGGCCTGGGCCGACGCCGACGACACCCGCCTCCTGGACTGCCCGCCCGGGCAGGTCCTGCTGCGCGAGCGGCGCCGCACCACCGATCCGGAGGGCGCGCCGGTGGAGTGGTCCGAGGACCGCTACCTGCCCGGCACCATCGCCTTCACGGTGCACAACTCCGTGGCGGCCTCCACCCTCGGCCGCCGCCACAGCCCCCGTCCCGGGAAGGACTGA